Proteins from a genomic interval of Spiroplasma diminutum CUAS-1:
- a CDS encoding pseudouridine synthase, whose protein sequence is MMEERLQKIIATRGYCSRRQAERLIEQGRVKVNGIVITELGSKFDSNVKIDINNKNLDEVKEKVYYLFNKPRLVLTTMHDPKDRKTVAEFFKDSKLRVYPVGRLDYDVSGALIMTNDGEFANFVMHPKYEFRKTYQALCKGKVHKFQIKQLVDGVIIDENYKTKAIQSRLLKYDEEYDESVIELTIAEGRKHHVKKMLIAADIYLRKLKRTQIEFLTIEDLPIGKFRELKSHEIKQFYGIYNSLKVKKR, encoded by the coding sequence TGGAAGAAAGATTACAGAAAATTATTGCAACTAGGGGATATTGCTCTAGAAGACAAGCAGAAAGGTTAATTGAACAAGGTAGAGTAAAAGTTAATGGAATAGTTATAACTGAACTTGGTTCTAAGTTTGATTCAAATGTTAAAATTGATATTAATAATAAAAATTTAGATGAAGTAAAAGAAAAAGTTTATTACCTATTTAACAAACCTAGATTAGTTCTAACAACTATGCATGACCCAAAAGATAGAAAAACTGTTGCTGAATTTTTTAAGGACTCAAAACTTAGAGTTTATCCAGTAGGAAGACTTGATTATGATGTATCTGGAGCACTTATTATGACAAATGATGGAGAATTTGCAAACTTTGTAATGCATCCAAAATACGAATTTAGAAAAACATATCAAGCTTTATGCAAAGGAAAAGTGCATAAATTTCAAATTAAACAATTAGTTGATGGTGTTATAATTGATGAAAATTATAAAACTAAAGCAATTCAATCAAGATTATTAAAATATGATGAAGAATATGATGAATCTGTAATCGAATTGACAATTGCAGAAGGAAGAAAACATCATGTCAAAAAAATGTTAATAGCAGCAGATATTTATTTAAGAAAATTGAAAAGAACTCAAATTGAATTCTTAACAATTGAAGATTTGCCAATTGGTAAATTTAGAGAATTAAAATCACATGAAATTAAACAATTTTATGGAATATATAATTCATTGAAAGTTAAAAAGAGGTAG
- a CDS encoding deoxynucleoside kinase, with amino-acid sequence MRIAIFGTVGAGKSTVSEEISKKLGYEIFPEPIDNNPYFDDYYKDMKANVFKMQIYMLTARSQQLIEARSLENVIFDRTILEDPIFVAVNHELNTMNDIDYKTYTDFYEQVVIPNLAHRAKFDLVIYLKVSTDKAIERIKERGRSQELDTPRKYWDTLNDKYNDFFERRKHMFDFLVVDAETDNLEVKMDFIMKKIYEKDPSLKK; translated from the coding sequence ATGAGGATAGCAATTTTTGGAACTGTTGGAGCAGGTAAATCAACAGTAAGTGAAGAAATATCAAAAAAATTAGGTTATGAAATATTTCCCGAGCCAATAGATAACAATCCATACTTTGATGACTATTATAAAGATATGAAAGCAAATGTATTTAAAATGCAAATATATATGTTAACTGCAAGAAGTCAACAACTAATTGAAGCAAGATCTCTTGAAAATGTTATTTTTGACAGAACAATTTTAGAAGATCCAATATTTGTTGCAGTAAATCATGAACTAAATACTATGAATGATATAGATTATAAAACTTATACTGATTTTTATGAGCAAGTAGTTATTCCAAACTTGGCACATAGAGCAAAATTTGATTTAGTAATTTATCTTAAAGTTTCAACAGATAAGGCAATTGAAAGAATTAAAGAAAGAGGAAGAAGCCAAGAATTGGATACTCCAAGAAAATATTGAGATACTTTGAATGATAAATATAATGATTTTTTTGAAAGAAGAAAGCATATGTTTGATTTTTTAGTAGTTGATGCAGAAACAGATAATTTAGAAGTTAAAATGGATTTTATTATGAAAAAAATTTATGAAAAAGATCCGAGTTTAAAAAAATAA